From Bacillus sp. FSL K6-3431, the proteins below share one genomic window:
- a CDS encoding ABC transporter substrate-binding protein, whose protein sequence is MKNMYKVFSTLIIAGVMMAGCSSKSDTSSKDYELKDVTFPLEEKVTLKFMTQSSPLASTDPNEKLIYQRLEEKTGVTIDWKNYTSDSFAEKRNLAVASGELPDAIIDSGYGDYDLLKLGGDGTIVPVEDLIENYMPNLKKVLDTKPEYRAMITAPDGHIYAFPWIEELGAGKESIHSVDDFPWINVEWLDNLGLDMPTTTEELKEVLIAFKTQDPNGNGEADEIPMSFIINGGGEDLTFLFGSFGIGDNWDHTVVTNDGQVVFTAAQDDYKEAMKYFNDLYKEGLMDEEAFEQDWNTYLAKGKSEKYGLYFTWDKGNISGMNDKYELMAPLAGPSGETNVTRTNGMGFDRGRMVITSANKNLELTAKWIDELYEPLQSVQSNWGTYGDEEQQNIFELDKSTGMLKHLPLNGAAPVELRQKTQIGGPLAILDEYYGVVTTKPDDAAWRLDLMKEVMVPHMKADNIYPKVFFSIDELKELSKIEADLIAYVHRKRAEWIKSGKVEAEWADYLVELKRLGLDKWLKIKQDGYNRNVN, encoded by the coding sequence ATGAAAAATATGTACAAGGTATTTTCTACACTTATTATTGCGGGAGTAATGATGGCGGGTTGTAGTAGTAAGAGTGATACTTCATCAAAGGATTATGAACTTAAGGATGTCACTTTTCCATTAGAAGAAAAAGTAACATTGAAATTTATGACGCAAAGTTCACCGCTTGCATCTACAGATCCTAATGAAAAGTTAATTTATCAGCGCTTAGAGGAAAAAACAGGCGTGACCATTGATTGGAAAAACTACACAAGTGATTCCTTTGCTGAGAAGAGAAACTTAGCGGTTGCCAGTGGGGAATTACCGGATGCGATTATTGATTCCGGATATGGCGATTATGATCTGTTAAAACTGGGAGGAGATGGCACAATCGTTCCAGTTGAAGATCTGATTGAGAATTATATGCCGAATTTGAAAAAGGTTCTGGATACTAAACCAGAATACCGAGCGATGATTACCGCCCCAGACGGACATATTTATGCTTTCCCATGGATTGAGGAATTGGGTGCTGGAAAAGAGAGTATTCATTCTGTAGATGATTTTCCGTGGATTAATGTGGAATGGTTAGATAACTTAGGATTGGATATGCCGACTACAACAGAAGAATTGAAAGAAGTTTTGATAGCATTTAAAACCCAAGATCCAAACGGTAATGGTGAAGCGGATGAAATTCCGATGTCATTCATTATTAATGGTGGTGGAGAAGATTTGACGTTCTTATTTGGCTCTTTTGGTATAGGAGATAATTGGGACCATACAGTCGTCACGAATGATGGACAGGTAGTATTTACGGCCGCCCAAGATGATTATAAAGAAGCAATGAAATACTTTAATGATTTGTACAAAGAAGGCCTAATGGATGAAGAAGCCTTTGAACAGGACTGGAATACATATCTTGCTAAAGGTAAAAGTGAAAAATATGGTCTGTATTTCACGTGGGATAAAGGGAATATTTCAGGCATGAATGATAAATATGAATTGATGGCGCCGCTTGCAGGTCCTTCTGGTGAAACAAATGTAACTCGTACAAATGGAATGGGATTTGATAGAGGACGCATGGTTATTACTAGTGCCAATAAAAACTTGGAATTAACAGCAAAGTGGATCGACGAGCTGTACGAACCACTTCAGTCTGTTCAGAGTAACTGGGGTACCTATGGTGATGAAGAGCAGCAAAATATTTTCGAACTTGATAAAAGTACTGGGATGTTAAAACATCTTCCACTTAATGGAGCTGCGCCTGTTGAATTAAGACAAAAAACTCAAATCGGCGGACCATTAGCGATTCTTGATGAATATTATGGCGTCGTTACAACTAAGCCAGATGATGCAGCTTGGAGATTAGATTTGATGAAAGAAGTAATGGTTCCACATATGAAAGCAGACAATATCTATCCAAAAGTATTCTTTTCTATAGATGAACTAAAAGAACTATCAAAGATCGAAGCAGATTTAATTGCCTATGTTCATAGAAAGCGAGCGGAATGGATTAAATCTGGAAAAGTAGAAGCAGAATGGGCTGATTATTTAGTTGAGTTAAAAAGACTCGGATTAGATAAATGGCTGAAGATTAAACAAGACGGATACAACAGAAATGTGAACTAA
- a CDS encoding glycoside hydrolase family 32 protein, translated as MTTYKIEKYRPTLHFAPQKNWMNDPNGLIYFKGEYHLFFQHNPNDSIWGPMHWGHAVSKDMITWEELNIALYPDELGTIFSGSAVIDWDNTSGFFPDEPGMVAIFTHHLDETEQTRAVQTQSLAYSHDQGRTWIKYDGNPVLKHATKVDFRDPKVFWHDETQKWIMTLATGQTVTFYSSPNLIDWQFESEFGENIGSHDGVWECPDLFELTVENSGEKKWVLFVSIGDDPRFDTGSRTQYFIGSFDGSTFSPEGDQVQWLDFGKDNYAGVSFSDITKEDGRRIYLGWMSNWRYANQVPTEGWRSQMTLPRVLTLRNVEDKLLVVQRPVRELNQYFSREIEINDESIKSEESKTIKIDESSVEIFLNINNNQAKQFGVVLSHTQTQKTVITIDSKTNLLTLDRKDSGDVAFSENFPNLQKMKIHSTDQVSLRIIIDSSSIEVFVNDGVYALTSLIYPDKACEQISIFSFDGDIRLTNSYISALNS; from the coding sequence TTGACGACTTATAAAATTGAAAAATACAGACCAACATTACATTTTGCACCACAGAAAAATTGGATGAATGATCCAAACGGATTAATTTATTTTAAGGGTGAATACCATTTATTCTTTCAGCACAATCCAAATGACAGCATATGGGGTCCTATGCATTGGGGTCATGCTGTCAGTAAAGATATGATTACATGGGAAGAGTTGAATATTGCTTTATATCCAGATGAATTAGGTACCATTTTTTCAGGAAGTGCTGTAATTGATTGGGATAATACTTCAGGCTTTTTCCCTGATGAGCCGGGGATGGTAGCCATTTTCACTCATCATTTGGATGAGACCGAACAGACACGAGCTGTTCAAACACAAAGTCTTGCTTACAGCCATGACCAAGGTAGAACATGGATTAAATATGATGGAAATCCAGTGCTAAAACATGCGACAAAAGTGGATTTTAGAGATCCGAAAGTTTTTTGGCATGATGAAACGCAAAAGTGGATAATGACATTAGCTACAGGGCAAACGGTTACCTTTTATTCTTCTCCTAACTTAATTGATTGGCAGTTTGAAAGTGAGTTTGGTGAAAATATTGGTTCACATGATGGTGTATGGGAATGTCCGGACTTATTTGAATTAACTGTGGAAAACAGCGGAGAGAAGAAATGGGTTTTATTTGTGAGTATTGGGGATGATCCTCGCTTTGATACGGGCTCCCGAACACAGTATTTTATTGGATCTTTTGATGGTTCAACGTTTTCTCCTGAAGGTGATCAAGTTCAATGGCTGGATTTTGGAAAAGATAATTATGCAGGAGTTAGCTTTTCAGATATCACTAAAGAAGATGGTAGGAGAATTTATTTAGGCTGGATGAGCAATTGGAGGTATGCCAACCAAGTACCAACTGAAGGTTGGAGAAGTCAGATGACTTTACCAAGAGTTCTTACATTAAGGAATGTGGAAGATAAACTTTTGGTGGTCCAAAGACCAGTAAGAGAATTGAATCAATATTTTTCTAGAGAGATTGAGATAAATGATGAGTCAATAAAAAGCGAAGAGTCAAAAACGATTAAAATTGATGAGTCAAGTGTAGAGATCTTCTTAAATATTAATAACAATCAAGCAAAACAATTTGGTGTAGTACTGTCACATACACAAACTCAAAAAACGGTGATTACGATAGACTCAAAGACGAATCTATTAACTTTAGATAGAAAGGATTCTGGGGACGTAGCATTCTCAGAGAACTTTCCTAATCTTCAAAAGATGAAAATTCATTCTACAGATCAAGTGAGTTTGCGAATCATTATTGATTCTTCTTCCATTGAAGTATTCGTTAATGATGGTGTTTATGCTTTAACTAGCTTAATTTATCCGGATAAAGCATGTGAACAGATTTCCATTTTCTCGTTTGATGGAGATATAAGGCTAACGAATAGTTATATTTCAGCACTTAATTCGTAA
- a CDS encoding ROK family protein: MLGAIEAGGTKFVCAVGDINFNIVDIVEIPTAFPAETMKEVKSFFKQYNIQALGVGSFGPANINPQSANYGCITTTPKEQWQYFNIISSLKDCFDVPMIFDTDVNIAALGEAMFGAAQNVNSCIYVTIGTGIGVGAVINGKMLQGISHPEMGHICVKRHPKDPFAGSCPFHRDCLEGLASGPSIEKRWNQKAVLLGNKSEVWDIQGYYIAQALMTYILTLSPEKIILGGGVMKQRQVLPVIYKYLKSFNNHYLSFPQLEDQMEDYIVTPGVEGLSAIKGAFYLAKDVLAK, encoded by the coding sequence TTGCTTGGTGCAATTGAAGCGGGAGGTACAAAATTTGTCTGTGCTGTTGGAGATATAAATTTTAATATAGTCGATATCGTAGAGATACCGACGGCATTCCCTGCTGAGACAATGAAGGAAGTAAAATCATTCTTTAAACAATACAATATTCAAGCACTGGGAGTAGGTTCATTCGGTCCAGCTAATATTAATCCCCAATCAGCAAATTATGGCTGTATTACAACTACACCGAAAGAACAATGGCAATATTTTAATATCATATCTTCTCTAAAAGATTGTTTTGATGTTCCGATGATTTTTGATACGGATGTAAATATAGCTGCATTGGGGGAAGCGATGTTCGGAGCTGCCCAAAACGTAAATAGCTGCATCTATGTAACTATCGGTACCGGAATTGGTGTAGGTGCAGTTATCAATGGCAAGATGCTACAGGGAATCAGTCATCCTGAAATGGGACATATATGCGTTAAAAGACACCCGAAAGACCCATTTGCAGGAAGTTGTCCATTTCATCGAGATTGTTTAGAAGGGCTAGCTTCCGGTCCTTCTATTGAAAAACGATGGAATCAAAAAGCGGTCTTGCTTGGTAATAAAAGTGAAGTTTGGGATATACAAGGTTATTACATAGCACAAGCATTAATGACATATATCCTAACTCTCTCGCCAGAAAAAATCATTTTAGGGGGAGGGGTAATGAAGCAAAGGCAAGTACTCCCTGTTATCTATAAATACTTGAAAAGTTTTAATAATCATTATTTATCTTTCCCACAGCTGGAAGACCAGATGGAAGATTATATTGTAACACCTGGAGTGGAAGGACTTTCTGCAATAAAGGGAGCATTTTATTTGGCAAAAGACGTATTGGCGAAATAA
- the yidC gene encoding membrane protein insertase YidC — MRKNTLFITILAITTVLLGGCSGVENQTGFFYTTLVRPFAWLIHEIGTMLGGNFGLALILITLLIRLILMPFMLKTYKTQQLMKGKMEKLKPEMEEIQKRSKAAKTPEEQKETQQEMMQLYQKHQVNPLNMGCLPMLIQMPILMGLYFAIRSSTEIATHSFLWFDLGQTDIAMTLIAGLVYLVQSQVSMSTVPDAQKKQMRIFMYISPIMIMFISFSAPAALPLYWTVGGAFLIIQTWIGRRYYQHHPEKATE; from the coding sequence TTGAGAAAAAATACATTATTTATTACAATATTAGCCATTACAACAGTTCTGCTAGGCGGTTGCTCTGGCGTTGAAAATCAAACTGGTTTTTTTTATACCACATTGGTCCGTCCTTTTGCTTGGTTGATTCATGAAATTGGTACAATGCTCGGAGGGAATTTTGGATTAGCGTTAATATTGATCACGCTGCTCATTCGCCTCATTTTAATGCCATTTATGCTGAAAACGTATAAAACCCAGCAATTGATGAAGGGTAAAATGGAGAAGCTAAAGCCAGAAATGGAAGAGATTCAAAAACGTTCAAAAGCGGCAAAAACTCCGGAAGAACAAAAAGAAACTCAACAGGAAATGATGCAGTTATATCAAAAGCATCAAGTAAATCCGCTTAATATGGGCTGTCTTCCGATGCTGATTCAAATGCCGATACTCATGGGACTTTATTTTGCAATTCGCAGTTCTACGGAGATTGCCACACATTCATTTTTGTGGTTTGATCTTGGACAGACAGATATTGCGATGACACTTATAGCCGGACTCGTTTATCTTGTCCAGTCGCAGGTATCAATGTCAACAGTTCCGGATGCACAGAAAAAGCAAATGCGTATCTTTATGTATATATCGCCGATCATGATCATGTTTATTTCTTTTTCAGCACCAGCTGCACTGCCATTATATTGGACAGTGGGAGGAGCTTTTTTGATCATTCAAACATGGATTGGACGTCGATACTATCAGCATCATCCAGAAAAAGCAACAGAATAA
- a CDS encoding efflux RND transporter periplasmic adaptor subunit, translating to MKKKVWIWIASIVGVLVIAGATTYWILGKQSQAVGNEAPEMGVMVQKASEQELVESILVTGQIVPEGEQKLFLEPEKGEVSEYKVEENQKVKAGDPLFFYDSSKLEVEFGRAVRERDLIKSRGNTELNQIADIGKRIAETKRKMGTKTVDKETGEEIVLATQEEVNELANEKVQLEIQYESTKSEIASAQEQINDIDSQIKEMSVVSKIDGIVVKVDKNVAKTETGSTEPVIHIISSDPYKVIGTMSEFDAVKIKPEQAVVIRPKVYKEREWKGVVESVSQFPNDESGGGEDFGGGGGNVTMYPFKVAITDDTSELRQGFHVSLEIKVSGKAKSLVVPHMALVDEDGVGIVYVLVDGLLERREVQTGAMNDEFIEITEGVELNELVVSMPDEGMHDGMEVTSFDEVE from the coding sequence GTGAAGAAAAAAGTATGGATATGGATCGCGTCTATAGTCGGGGTCCTAGTCATTGCGGGAGCAACGACGTATTGGATATTAGGCAAACAATCGCAAGCAGTAGGAAATGAGGCTCCCGAGATGGGGGTTATGGTTCAAAAAGCATCAGAACAAGAATTAGTTGAGTCCATTCTTGTTACAGGACAAATTGTACCAGAAGGCGAACAAAAACTATTTTTAGAGCCTGAAAAGGGAGAGGTAAGTGAATATAAAGTGGAGGAAAACCAGAAGGTAAAAGCTGGCGATCCACTATTTTTTTATGATTCTTCCAAACTAGAAGTTGAGTTTGGTAGAGCAGTGCGGGAAAGAGATTTAATTAAAAGTAGAGGAAATACAGAATTAAATCAAATTGCTGATATAGGCAAGCGAATTGCGGAAACAAAAAGGAAAATGGGAACTAAAACGGTGGATAAAGAAACTGGAGAAGAAATAGTACTTGCGACGCAAGAAGAAGTGAATGAGCTTGCGAATGAAAAAGTGCAATTAGAGATTCAATATGAAAGTACCAAGTCAGAAATTGCTTCCGCGCAGGAGCAAATTAATGATATAGATTCGCAAATAAAAGAAATGTCGGTAGTTAGTAAAATTGACGGAATAGTAGTGAAAGTAGATAAAAATGTGGCGAAAACTGAAACCGGATCAACTGAACCAGTCATACATATTATTTCAAGCGATCCTTATAAAGTAATCGGTACGATGAGTGAGTTCGATGCAGTAAAAATTAAACCAGAACAGGCAGTTGTGATTCGCCCAAAAGTTTACAAAGAACGCGAGTGGAAAGGTGTCGTTGAATCAGTCTCTCAATTTCCGAATGATGAAAGCGGTGGCGGAGAAGACTTCGGTGGTGGTGGCGGTAATGTAACGATGTATCCATTTAAAGTTGCTATTACCGATGATACTTCAGAATTAAGACAAGGATTTCATGTTTCATTGGAGATCAAAGTTAGCGGGAAAGCTAAATCTCTCGTTGTTCCTCACATGGCATTGGTCGATGAAGACGGGGTAGGGATTGTTTATGTCTTGGTTGATGGTTTATTAGAGAGACGTGAAGTGCAGACGGGTGCTATGAATGATGAGTTCATTGAAATAACAGAAGGTGTGGAATTAAATGAACTTGTTGTGTCAATGCCGGATGAAGGAATGCATGACGGAATGGAAGTGACCTCCTTTGATGAAGTTGAGTGA
- a CDS encoding ABC transporter ATP-binding protein, translating to MMKLSEITKIYGNGSLQVPVLHGIDLTIEDGEFVAIMGPSGSGKSTLMNIIGFLDYPSAGVFELNGDKIGLVKENRLAKLRNEHVGFVFQQFFLLPRLNALKNVESPLIYAGVQKRERTKRAKEMLEKVGLSDRMGHLPSQLSGGQKQRVAIARALVNNPSIILADEPTGALDSKTSEQIMKLLVQLNEEGKTVIIVTHEEEIAAYTNRIITLKDGLITDDRRTTP from the coding sequence TTGATGAAGTTGAGTGAGATTACGAAAATATATGGGAACGGTTCGTTACAAGTTCCTGTATTGCACGGTATTGATTTAACGATAGAGGATGGAGAATTCGTTGCCATCATGGGTCCTTCAGGATCGGGAAAATCAACGTTGATGAACATCATTGGTTTTTTAGATTACCCCTCAGCAGGTGTATTTGAGTTAAACGGTGATAAAATCGGTTTAGTAAAAGAGAATCGGTTGGCAAAGTTAAGAAATGAACATGTCGGTTTTGTATTTCAGCAATTCTTCCTGCTACCTAGGTTAAACGCGCTAAAAAATGTGGAATCACCGCTCATATATGCAGGTGTTCAAAAACGGGAAAGAACGAAAAGAGCAAAAGAAATGTTAGAAAAAGTAGGTTTAAGCGACAGAATGGGCCATTTGCCAAGTCAATTATCGGGTGGCCAAAAACAACGGGTTGCTATTGCACGTGCACTTGTTAATAATCCGTCGATTATTTTAGCAGATGAGCCAACTGGTGCCCTAGATTCGAAAACGAGTGAACAAATTATGAAGCTATTGGTCCAACTTAACGAAGAAGGAAAGACGGTTATTATCGTTACACATGAAGAGGAAATTGCAGCCTATACAAATAGGATTATTACTTTAAAAGATGGCCTGATCACAGATGACCGGAGGACGACACCATGA
- a CDS encoding ABC transporter permease, with the protein MSIWESFKIALSSIWNHKVRSILTMLGIIIGVAAVIIIVAIGEGAKTQMTEDMFSTEESIIELYYEPFPSEDGSEMVWNEPELTSADLTVVQEVPGVKAVIGTNNGYGMMVHNDKQGDMQITGVGPDYFSGRKVEIAEGRALNIRDVDSMNRVVMIDTVARKKFFKETDQVIGEIVDINDNPYKIIGVYESAMPEMYRGEEGESLMPRTLIAMMFGGMEIQQISVIAESADTLVETGAMAGAALTEEKKLEDGMYTSYDMGDWEAEYTQFLTIITLVISSIAGISLLVGGIGVMNIMLVSVTERTREIGLRKALGATRGRILLQFLIESVTLTSLGGLIGIGLAVLGTILVSQFAPITAVISPIVVIIGVGFSAFIGIIFGILPANKASKLSPIDALRYE; encoded by the coding sequence ATGAGTATATGGGAAAGTTTTAAAATAGCTTTATCCTCCATATGGAATCATAAGGTCCGGTCTATTTTAACAATGCTCGGGATTATTATCGGGGTAGCAGCTGTGATCATTATTGTTGCGATTGGTGAAGGTGCTAAAACACAAATGACCGAAGATATGTTTAGTACCGAAGAAAGTATCATTGAACTTTATTATGAACCATTTCCTTCTGAAGATGGGTCAGAGATGGTGTGGAACGAACCAGAATTAACAAGCGCTGATTTGACGGTTGTTCAGGAGGTGCCGGGCGTTAAAGCTGTAATTGGTACAAATAACGGCTATGGCATGATGGTTCATAATGACAAACAAGGTGATATGCAAATAACTGGCGTAGGTCCAGATTACTTTTCTGGAAGAAAAGTGGAGATTGCGGAAGGACGTGCCCTAAATATTCGGGATGTTGACAGCATGAATCGGGTTGTGATGATAGATACAGTAGCTAGAAAGAAATTCTTTAAAGAGACAGACCAGGTCATTGGCGAGATTGTTGATATTAATGATAATCCTTATAAGATTATTGGTGTATATGAATCAGCCATGCCTGAGATGTATCGTGGTGAAGAAGGTGAATCTCTGATGCCGCGGACACTGATCGCTATGATGTTTGGTGGCATGGAAATTCAACAAATTTCTGTTATTGCTGAATCTGCTGATACACTTGTAGAGACAGGGGCGATGGCTGGAGCGGCACTAACAGAGGAGAAGAAGCTTGAAGATGGTATGTATACTTCATACGATATGGGGGACTGGGAAGCAGAATATACGCAGTTCTTAACGATCATTACATTGGTTATTAGTAGCATCGCCGGTATTTCTCTATTGGTTGGCGGGATTGGCGTTATGAATATTATGCTCGTATCTGTTACTGAGAGAACGAGGGAAATAGGTCTAAGAAAAGCGTTGGGTGCAACAAGAGGAAGAATCTTATTACAATTTTTGATCGAGTCCGTTACATTAACCTCACTAGGGGGATTAATTGGTATCGGTTTAGCTGTACTAGGGACCATTCTTGTTTCACAATTTGCTCCGATTACAGCTGTGATCAGTCCGATCGTTGTGATCATCGGTGTTGGTTTCTCCGCATTTATTGGTATTATTTTCGGGATTCTCCCAGCTAATAAGGCGTCGAAACTTAGTCCGATAGATGCTTTGAGATATGAATAA
- a CDS encoding GNAT family N-acetyltransferase yields MRSAVQIRSLHDMEEMKQVQVLEDLVWTGDSIPTHQTITAIKNGGLMLGAFIEGKLVGFNYSFPGFLKGKIYLCSHNMGIHPDHRGKGIGSMLKGVQKEKASEMGYDLITWTFDPLETRNAYLNLSKLRAVCDTYMENCYGEINDGLNNGLPTDRFKVEWWLESEHIGKSFQAQTPIGIIPWEMTNNDLPKLGDFDSLSDERSIHVPVPVDFQMLKRKDSGLALDWRMKTRKVFQTFFAKGYTAIALEKTENDPVHHYVLVKRSSVHID; encoded by the coding sequence ATGAGGTCAGCAGTTCAAATACGTTCGCTTCACGATATGGAAGAAATGAAACAAGTACAAGTTCTTGAGGATTTGGTTTGGACAGGAGATTCGATTCCTACACACCAAACGATTACCGCTATCAAAAATGGTGGTCTGATGTTGGGTGCTTTTATAGAAGGAAAACTAGTCGGATTTAATTATAGTTTTCCGGGATTTCTTAAGGGGAAAATCTATTTATGCTCACATAACATGGGGATTCACCCAGATCATCGTGGAAAAGGGATTGGATCAATGTTAAAAGGTGTTCAAAAAGAAAAAGCAAGTGAAATGGGATATGATCTTATCACATGGACCTTCGATCCGTTAGAAACAAGGAATGCCTACTTGAATTTGTCGAAACTTCGTGCGGTCTGTGATACATATATGGAAAATTGCTATGGGGAAATAAATGATGGGTTAAATAATGGATTGCCCACTGATCGTTTTAAGGTGGAATGGTGGCTCGAGAGTGAACATATTGGGAAATCATTTCAAGCGCAGACGCCAATCGGAATTATTCCCTGGGAAATGACAAATAATGACTTGCCCAAGTTAGGTGATTTCGACAGTCTTTCTGATGAACGGTCTATCCATGTTCCAGTTCCAGTCGATTTTCAAATGTTAAAAAGAAAAGACTCTGGGCTTGCGCTCGATTGGAGAATGAAAACAAGGAAGGTTTTTCAAACCTTTTTTGCAAAAGGATACACAGCTATTGCGCTTGAAAAAACTGAAAATGATCCTGTTCACCATTATGTGCTCGTGAAAAGGTCATCAGTACATATCGATTGA
- the menC gene encoding o-succinylbenzoate synthase — protein sequence MIIKEVIVRQLKMKMKFDFTTSFGTIKDKEFLLVQVIDEHGNSGWGESGAFHAPWYNEETIKTNRHMLEDFLIPSLLNKNIEHPDEVSVILSDFRRNYMAKAAIETAVWDLYARNKGVPLATALGGTKGKIEVGISIGIQDTVADLLRIIDGHVNEGYKRMKVKIKPGWDIDVIRQIRQQFPDVPLMADANSAYTLNDIELLKGLDEFNLMMIEQPLAEDDIIDHAKLQKEIATPICLDESIHSYEDTRKAIELGSCKIINIKIGRVGGLTESKRIHDLCQKHDIAVWCGGMLEAGVGRAHNIALTTLGNFILPGDTAGSSRYWEKDIIDPEVIVKDGYIEVPHGSGIGYEPNLDLIRQFTVNEKNFS from the coding sequence ATGATCATTAAAGAAGTGATTGTACGCCAGTTAAAAATGAAAATGAAATTTGATTTTACAACGAGCTTTGGAACGATTAAAGATAAAGAATTTCTGTTAGTACAAGTAATAGATGAGCATGGTAACAGCGGTTGGGGAGAGTCCGGTGCTTTCCATGCGCCGTGGTATAACGAGGAAACGATTAAGACGAATCGACATATGCTAGAGGATTTTCTGATCCCATCTTTACTGAATAAAAACATTGAACATCCTGATGAAGTTTCCGTGATTCTCTCAGATTTTCGTAGAAATTATATGGCGAAAGCTGCCATAGAAACGGCCGTATGGGATCTATACGCCCGCAACAAAGGGGTGCCTCTTGCTACAGCGCTTGGAGGTACAAAGGGAAAAATTGAAGTTGGCATCAGCATTGGTATTCAAGATACAGTCGCCGATCTACTGCGCATCATTGATGGTCATGTGAACGAAGGCTATAAACGCATGAAAGTGAAAATAAAACCAGGATGGGACATCGATGTCATTCGCCAAATTAGACAACAATTTCCTGACGTTCCGCTCATGGCCGATGCTAACTCAGCGTATACACTTAACGATATCGAGCTTTTAAAAGGATTAGACGAGTTCAATTTAATGATGATTGAGCAGCCCTTGGCGGAAGACGATATCATTGATCACGCTAAGCTTCAGAAGGAGATTGCGACTCCTATTTGTTTAGATGAAAGTATTCATTCCTATGAGGATACGCGGAAGGCAATTGAATTAGGTAGTTGTAAAATTATCAATATCAAAATTGGCCGTGTTGGCGGGCTCACTGAATCGAAACGAATCCACGATCTTTGTCAAAAGCATGATATCGCTGTATGGTGTGGCGGCATGCTCGAAGCTGGGGTTGGAAGAGCACATAATATTGCATTGACTACATTAGGCAACTTTATTTTACCGGGTGATACAGCAGGATCTTCGCGATATTGGGAGAAGGATATTATCGATCCAGAGGTTATCGTAAAAGATGGCTATATTGAAGTTCCTCACGGGTCAGGAATAGGATATGAACCGAATTTGGACTTAATAAGACAGTTTACTGTCAATGAAAAAAACTTTTCCTAG